CAGTTTCTGTAAAGTCACTTCATGTGTAACCTACCGTAtttgcagaggagctgaaaAGTTACGTGATGATCATTAATATTTGTATAAATGCTGCATTTCTCTACATTCCTTTCCAGCACATTTACACATCTAAATACAGGAAGAACTGActgtaaaaaaagtaaaataaaaaccagtgcAGAGGTTACTCACCAAGCAGTTTTGCAATATTATTTCCCTAGTTTCGTACAGTTTATCTCAAGCTCCTGCTCTTATGGCTTCCCCAAACTGCTTTGTAAGCAGACACTGAGGCAGCCGATACTGATCCTTGCCATCCTCACCCGCTATTCCAATACATGGCCAACAGATCTGTTTCCTAAACAACTGGTCAAAGCTCTCCTGGCTCATACTGTTTTTGAAGGCTACAGGAGAAACACTCCAGAGGCATAAATGTGGTATTCCTTCACCCCAAGATTTAGCTGGTTCAGACTTTGGGAATCGCAGGGCACAGCTCAGGAGGTACAACTTCTAAACATAATTAAATACTAATGCTCTCTTTTGCAGAATTGCTCCGAAGAGCTTGAGTTTAGAGCCATCCACATGCCTCTCTGAGCCTCCCCCTataatttcatttggaaattgGGCTAATTTGCTTACAAAGCTGTGCATAACAATCCATTAAAATGTACCTTAATTATCAATTTACATGGGAGGGataactgtttttccttttgacatGGTTGAGACATGGCTGACCAGCAGTAATGTTGAAAAAACATAGATGAGAAGAAGACATATGCATATGCTGACCTTGAAGAATTCACTGATCTTAGTGCAAGCTGAAAatataagtaaaataatttactaaCTCAAAACTATTTCATATCAAACCTTTAACAAAAAAGCCATCTCTGTGCTTTAGTACCATACCTAAACCACAAAACCTTTAAATGTGTACCtctcaaaataaatacagatgcATTATGGATACAATCGTGTTCAAACTTAGCACCTTCATTATTCCTGGTCAAAAGTCACTGGTATAATACAGGCATAGGAATCCAATCTATGGACATTTAAGTGGCCCTGGAGTGTGAGTTACCCAAACACTTACAGCTCAGCTTGCATTTGAGGCATTTGGAGGACTGGACTTTATTCTAAAACAATCTTCCTGTACACCCACCCACATGATAGCTACAAATGAGGAAAGACACTACTAGCACCTCAAAAATTCTtcaggtataaaaaaaaaaattatctccacTTCTGATTTTCCAGCCTCCCAGCAAGTTAAGGAGAGTTGATTGCTTTTAACTACGAAACCTCTAGAGAAAACCCTAATTCTGCTGGAAATGGTGTTTGATTAATCAGAGGCGTATTAATGGATGCATTCTTCCTGTTGAGTCATACCATCACAAAAACATGTTGTTTAGAGGCAGCTTCTGATGTGGTACAAAACATAAACCTTTTGACCCATGACAACAGAAATAAACCCCTTGGTATTAATCCAGATGTAGTGGACAAGCTTCAGCTTGGGTaacaaaaaatcaaagaatACTAGGGGCAGAGTAGGAATGAATCTTCCATAATGTAATCTCCATTATtacaattaaagaaaatatggcATTTGTCCATATGGAAAGTGGaggaagctgagagaaaacATAGCTCAGACTGAAGGGTACCTGTAGGAAAACAACACAATATCCAACAACATAAATACTATGCTTCTGAGAAAGATTTTCAAATTACAACAAATCAAATTCACTTACACCTTTTTCTATGGGGTCAAACGAAAATTCATCACTAATACGTGCTATGGCATGTATTGCTCTTCCAAACActagcagggaaagaaaacagtgcaatatgcaaagttaaaaaaaaagttatactgtattttctccaGAATAATTTAAGAGGAAACATTACAAATTTCCTACatgtttcaaagaaaaccaaTGGTATGGTGGAAAACATTACTCTTTCCTTTTTAGTAGTATAAACACCTTGATGTTTCCGAAAGCTGCCTCCAACGAGGCGCACCTCAAATGTCATCTGTCCCTTTGCAGCAACTGGCGTGACCTATGTCACCACGAATTAATTCAATCTAATTGGACAAAACACCACCAAGGTTAGAATTACATTTTGTAGATGGCAACAAGTTTGTGCAAGTGGTAAGCGGTTGGGCGTCTGTAAAGATGTAGCCctaagaaacacagaagagatCAGCAGCGGGTCTCAAAATTTGCCTCTGCCCACCCTGGCACTGGCAGCACAGCACTTCGCATGAAACGCTGTGCACAGGAGGTTTAGTTGGGCCTCTGGAAGTATAACAGCGTGCACAGGGAGGCACCTAGCTAAGCAATGGCTTCTCCACCACTAAGTACCACAAATCCAGGCCTCTGCTCTCTAATCTGAACAATTTTCAGAGGCTGCATTTTGCCccacaaaaatgcttttgtccttctggggaggaggaaaaggcagctcCTCAGCTCTACTGTGACCGCAACAGGGCTGCCCGCAGCTCCCAGTGCTTCGTGTCCCACTCTGCACAGCCTGAAAGCCCCCACGGGGAAACCTGCTGAGGGCAGTGCCAGGGACCCCAGGGTGCGAGCAGGCCAGTTACACATCCCCATGGCCGCTGGCCCTGCTGAGCTGGACTGCCCTGAGGCAGCCCCACTCTGGAGCGCCTGTTTCttccacacaccccccctcTGTCCCAAGCCTTCTGCCTCCCCTGGGGCCACGGGTACCTCTGAGATGAGCCCCCGCAATGACACACTTCATGACCGCCTGCCAAGCCCCCGCCTCCACCGCGCCCTTCCCCTCACACGACTGCAAAAAAGGCGGGAACTCCCCACCTCCGCAGGCCAAGCGCTCTTCAGAGACCCGGATGTCACTACGGGGGAGGGGGGTTGGCTGCGGAGAAACGCGTTTCGCGCTAGGTTGGCCCTTCGGAGGCGCCGTAGCGGGGTGTTTGGCGCCGGCCTGGCTTCCGGGAGGAGCCGCAGCGGCTGGTGTGAGGGAGCGCGGCGCCGAGCAGGATGGtgagcggcggggccgccccgaCACCCACCCCCGGGCCCCTCTCCCCCGCCGCGGctcgccccgccgcgccggAGAGCGTTAGGCTTGTTTTCCTCCGGCCGCGGCCCGTCGGGCCTGGTGGGCGCGGGGCCCCCGCGGTGCGGCGGGAGGGCGATCCGCGGCCGACGGCCGTGCTGAACGTGCGCTCGGGGGACGCTTAGTGTCAGTCGCCGCCCAAAAATCCGCCTAATGCCGAGCTGAGGTAGAGGGAGGGTCGGGAGGGGAGCGCGGAGAGCAGGTGAGGGCCCGCCGGTGGTGAGGAGGCCGTGCTGAGGGGCTGTCAGCGGCGGGAGAGCTGCCGGGGCCGCGCGAAGGAGCcggttttttatatatatatattttttaattttttttttaacgctTCTCTCATAACATCAACAAtctattaattattatttgccTATTCATTTggctatattttcttttctgttgctttcttttgtttaacATTGATCATGTTTCGCCCTGTTTTTCATTCCCCCCTGTCTGCAATCAACTTCTCCATTCCAATAAGGCTGGGCACAGAGTAAGTTTACTCCTCTTGGCTGTTGCTAACACCGGTGGTAAGGGCTTGTTAATGTTACTAGATGATATGAACGTCAGACGGTACAAATGAATTAGGGGCTGCTGTTCAAGCCACGCTCAGGATTGCACCTAAATTCCTAGTAAAAGCCAGATGTTGTAACATTCTTTGCCACTATTTTACGTTGCAGATACCTGTGATTATTAAACACACTTCAGTGCTTTTAATTGTTGTTATTGTAGCTTGCcaagcttttcttttagttAATGGGAGCTCAGATGTGATTTTGGGGAAAATATGGGGCTTGCCAGTTTGCCACCAAAGGAAGCGATCTTGGTTGAAAGCACACActctactgacttcagtggggttATCTGTTTTAAGTGGCAGTATCATTTTATTAAACCTTAAATACATAACTAGTGTTGCATGTCTAAGCCCCTTAAGTGTCACTAAGAGAATCTATCTATTGCCACTTTAATAATCAGAATTGCTTGTTACCCATTTTTTACTTGCATTCAGGTGTATCATCTCTAGACTGATGCTAGTAAGGGTATTTTTCACTGGGAACTCTTGAAAGACCATcagaaatgtgtcttttttcccctctcctgggTTACTTTTAAAATGGTAGCTCCTTGATTAAAAACTCTTGTGTTGCTTTACTGATACTTTCAAGCATCTGTTCTCCAAAGATGCATGGCTTTGATGATGGCACTGAGATGTTCTTaatctaaaaaaccccaaaacccaaccaaccaaagaatcccccccccaacaaacaaaacccccacccaagtttcctctgccttttttgaTGACTGTTAGCATGAAGATAGCTGCACGGcctaaaaatttaaaaagcaactattaaaaaaggtaattttttagCATAgttactgctgcttttatatatatctgTCTGGGCCGTGTCTTTTACAAACACATTTGATTGCTGTCATTTTAGGAACTGTCTTACTAACAAAGCATTATGGTTGGAAGATAAActgtctctttttaaaatggagcTATTAATCAAATTAACAGGGATGACTGTCTCTAGATCCAGTGTTTTTACAGTGTAGTAGCATAACATCCCATGCTTTATAGAGCTTTTCCTGCCCTTTTTGcataattaatttattgctgTGTTGCTCacattaattatttctttatttgcagATTTAAAGCCTGTGATATTAAACTACAGTCTTACTTCATCTGAATCATTAATTTTGAAGCCCCtgttaaatttgttttctccttgcaTCTATTGtactgaaattaaatagaaCTGGTAATAGAACCACTGTGCAGTAGTCTGGCTTATCTTCTCtgcagtgcccccccccccctttttattgtttttgttggttttttttaaattgttaataTTATGCTGTTGTTCAGTGGTTCCTACAATACGGACCCTGAACAAGCTTCCTATTCTGGTCAGCTATTAACACATGTTgcaaatgtgctgctttttcttttttcttttttttataaggaagaaaacagttaaTTAAAGTAGAAACAAACTTGGATGAAGAGTTTTAAAGGGAAGTGGCCACAGTTTAGCCAGGTCTGTGCTTGAGAACATGTACTAGAGATGTcctatgttggttttttttggatgtttaaggagaaaaaaaaagtgggataGTTTATGGTAGTTCCCCAAAATGTGTAAAATACATCAAGTAGTAACGCATTTCTGTTGTTAGACCTTGCAATGGCtttcagcaacaaaataaaaaaaataaatctgtagactgttctgtttttaaggCCCTCCTCTGGATAATGCTCTACATTAGGAAGGACCCTTGTTTTCCCTCAATATAGCAATATTCCATCACcatttcattcttattttagTAGCTTTTACATCAAAATGCAAAGTtatgaaactgaagaaaacattgcAATGCTTTCTGTTTCCTAATGATTCTTGTCTTAATAAGTATCTGTAACaatctttctttcctgtcatGACACCTGATAAGTTGGTGTTAGTATTAGGAGATCTTCACATTCCACATCGATGCAACAGCCTCCCAGCCAAATTCAAAAAACTGCTGGTTCCGGGAAAGATCCAACACATCCTCTGCACAGGAAACCTCTGCACCAAGGACACTTATGACTACCTCAAGACTCTGGCTGGGGATGTTCATGTTGTCAGAGGGGACTTTGATGAGGTAGCGTCCTCTCTTGATAATGATACTTTTTTGTGCATCTTTTACATAAAAGGCAACAGTTGGATTATTTGTAATTTAAGTGGGCAAACTGAGGTTATGTAGTACTAAGAGCACGTGAAAAGCAAACTGGGCAAAAAGAGTTGGGGTTACAATCAATAATGTGAATTGCACAGTAAGTTCTCATCTGTCATCAGTATGAATAAAAGTAATTTGCATACTTGGCTATGCCTAGGACTTCAGCAAACAGGACCTGCTGTTGTCAGATCTTTTAAGTCCCTTGCATCCTACCACATTTTCCACAGTGTTCATAAAAGCAGCTTTATAGCTCACATTTTGTAGCGGTAGGACAAATGACGTTGAATATTTCTATAAGCTTTCCCCCTCTCTTCTTGGTGTTGCACAGAattgattttaaatataaatctgTACATCTAAtctctgtgtggtttttttgtttttagaacCTGAATTATCCTGAACAGAAAGTTGTAACTGTTGGACAGTTCAAAATTGGGTTGATTCATGGCCATCAGGTTATTCCTTGGGGTGACATGGCCAGCCTGGCACTGTTACAAAGGCAATTTGATGTGGACATCCTAATTTCAGGACATACACACAAATTTGAGGCATTTGAACATGAAAACAAGTTCTATATCAATCCAGGATCAGCTACAGGAGCCTATCATGCCTTAGAGAAGTAAGTGAAGTATGGGAAGTATCTGTGGGGATTTTCCTTTTGATAACAAAACTGAACTACAAAACTCATTATGAAGGTTAATGTTTGCATTCTAAAcgttggggagaggaggggttGATAGTACTTGCTAAATCTCCTTGACTGAAACAGACGTGAGTGAAATACTTAAAGCTTCACATCTGACATACTGTGCTTACAAAATCCACATCCATTTTTCTTAGAGTATTTCTGTTAAGTTGTGGCAAAACACTGCTAAGTTGATTATATATGCACAATTAATAtcaattttttcctctc
This genomic interval from Buteo buteo chromosome 11, bButBut1.hap1.1, whole genome shotgun sequence contains the following:
- the VPS29 gene encoding vacuolar protein sorting-associated protein 29 isoform X2; translation: MAGHRLVLVLGDLHIPHRCNSLPAKFKKLLVPGKIQHILCTGNLCTKDTYDYLKTLAGDVHVVRGDFDENLNYPEQKVVTVGQFKIGLIHGHQVIPWGDMASLALLQRQFDVDILISGHTHKFEAFEHENKFYINPGSATGAYHALENNIIPSFVLMDIQASTVVTYVYQLIGDDVKVERIEYKKS
- the VPS29 gene encoding vacuolar protein sorting-associated protein 29 isoform X3; the encoded protein is MLVLVLGDLHIPHRCNSLPAKFKKLLVPGKIQHILCTGNLCTKDTYDYLKTLAGDVHVVRGDFDENLNYPEQKVVTVGQFKIGLIHGHQVIPWGDMASLALLQRQFDVDILISGHTHKFEAFEHENKFYINPGSATGAYHALENNIIPSFVLMDIQASTVVTYVYQLIGDDVKVERIEYKKS
- the VPS29 gene encoding vacuolar protein sorting-associated protein 29 isoform X1, with the protein product MKSFKGKWPQFSQLVLVLGDLHIPHRCNSLPAKFKKLLVPGKIQHILCTGNLCTKDTYDYLKTLAGDVHVVRGDFDENLNYPEQKVVTVGQFKIGLIHGHQVIPWGDMASLALLQRQFDVDILISGHTHKFEAFEHENKFYINPGSATGAYHALENNIIPSFVLMDIQASTVVTYVYQLIGDDVKVERIEYKKS